The Idiomarina loihiensis L2TR genomic sequence TAAGCCAGCAAATTATTTAAATCCGCCTGGATCCAGTTTTGGTCAGGGTGTTGGTTAAATATGTTAACCAAATCATCGGTTAACGTCAGCTCGCCAGCATTTTGCGGTGCTTCGTTCTGCGCATTACTTCTGGTTAACTGATAACCGGTATTCTCAAACTTCTTATAGTTAGCGCCAAAGGTTAATTCACCGGTGTCACCAATAAAGTAGCTGAAATCAACTTTAGCGATATCAAAGTCATTCGTAATGTAGTTTTCCTGCATGTAGATGTCTTTAACTTCAAAACCTTCCATGCTGGTTACATCAAAGTTCGGCGAGGTGCTAATGCCATAAAAACGATCGCCGCGGAAGTCAGTCATAATGTCGACTTTATTCTTCGCGTGAATATTTGATTTAAGAACCTGCGGTTGCTCAAAATCGGACGAGCTGGTACCAACCATGGCTGACATGCTCAAGTCAGGCGTTAACGACCAGTCCATGGTTAAAGTGTACTGGTTAAACTCCGATTCGTTACGGCGACGAGTATTCTCGTTACGCCAGGTTGCATCTTCGTAGCTCGCGTAAAGAACTTCTTTGTGTCCGTCGTTTTCTATCCATTCAAGATCTTTAACGATATCGTTGTCTTTAACGGCGGAGTGGTGCTCGTCGTACTCGTTTTCAAGTTCAGAATGCATTAAATCAAACGAGAAGCTCAGTTCTTTACTGGGTTTAAACTGAAGCGCTGTCGTAATACCTAAACGTTTTTGTTGGTTATTCCACAGCGAGTAACGGTGACCACGAGGAAACCATAACTCACCCGAGTCCAGCTCTGCCTGTAATTCAGTATCAGTTGGATCAGCGGCTGTTTTTCCGCCTTCCCGGCGCCAACGTGTGGTATTGGTACCATACTCAGTGGTTGAACGCTCACTGTAAGCAACTGAAGCCAGTGCGCCAAAATTACCCCAGGTATTAGAAATTAAACCGGCAAAGCGCGGGTCTGTCTCTTCGCTATTGTCGTTGTAACCACCTTTTAACGAAATTGCACTTTTAGCACCGTCATAGTCAAAGGGCTTAGCTGTGTAAAGACCAACAGTACCGCCGATACCGCCCTCTTCCTGATCGGCCGAATAGGTTTTGTTCACATCAATGCGGTTGAAGAGCTCAGAAGCAAAAACATTAAAGTCAAAACTACGCGTGCGGCTCGCTCCGCCTTTGGCATCCATAGCCGACGCTGATGTGCCCATGGCCTCCATACCATTGACCTGAACGCGGGTGAAATCAGGACCTAATCCACGCAGTGAAATTTGACGCCCTTCACCACCTTCACGCGTAATACTAATGCCCGGAACGCGTTGCAATGAATCGGCAAGGTTTAAGTCCGGAAAATCGGCAATGTCTTCCGCAAGAATTGAATCACGAGAAATAATCGCTTCGCGCTTAAAGTCTTTGGCTTTAATTAATGAGCTTCTGAACGAAGTCACTTCAATCACTTCCATGGCTTCTTCATCTACTGCCTGCTCCTGAGCTAGTACCGTATTTGAATAACCAAAAGCACTGACGATGGCTGTCGCTAAAACTGTTTTTCTAAATGAGTGGTTCATGTTGGTTCCGTTATAGGTTGACGAAAAACGTTCAGTCCAAAAAACAGGGACACCTATAAAGAGCCGGAAAACCTCAAAAGCAGACAAGAATTTTTGTGAAGAATCGATGAAG encodes the following:
- a CDS encoding TonB-dependent receptor: MNHSFRKTVLATAIVSAFGYSNTVLAQEQAVDEEAMEVIEVTSFRSSLIKAKDFKREAIISRDSILAEDIADFPDLNLADSLQRVPGISITREGGEGRQISLRGLGPDFTRVQVNGMEAMGTSASAMDAKGGASRTRSFDFNVFASELFNRIDVNKTYSADQEEGGIGGTVGLYTAKPFDYDGAKSAISLKGGYNDNSEETDPRFAGLISNTWGNFGALASVAYSERSTTEYGTNTTRWRREGGKTAADPTDTELQAELDSGELWFPRGHRYSLWNNQQKRLGITTALQFKPSKELSFSFDLMHSELENEYDEHHSAVKDNDIVKDLEWIENDGHKEVLYASYEDATWRNENTRRRNESEFNQYTLTMDWSLTPDLSMSAMVGTSSSDFEQPQVLKSNIHAKNKVDIMTDFRGDRFYGISTSPNFDVTSMEGFEVKDIYMQENYITNDFDIAKVDFSYFIGDTGELTFGANYKKFENTGYQLTRSNAQNEAPQNAGELTLTDDLVNIFNQHPDQNWIQADLNNLLAYYGLQGTRLDDSDLSENDKSPVTEETSAVYAQYGFESSVAGRPLRISTGLRYFETEITSAGVSGGVDIETARTYSDVLPTLNMVYELNPDLLWRFAATKNVTRPSLGSLSYNASVSQTSGEAITSVSMGNPNLDPFESTNLDTAIEWYFEDVGYASAAIFHKDIDNFIVGTTTEVVYSTLGLPEELLPADKNMDSIFYLERPENVDSSTIKGAELAFSRDLDFLPAPFNNLGVIANYTYADGESLYRNIYGIEGNDQVKPFSGLSKNSYNFTLYYEVENWGARVSAAYRSRYGSGATSSADQDESGYHGTTYVDFSSFYQLTDNVKLSLEGINLTNVREESYSDSHDRAYNTITSGRTVMLGITAQF